The Mastacembelus armatus chromosome 4, fMasArm1.2, whole genome shotgun sequence genome segment TGTCATACAGGCAAACTTActtataaaacaaatgaacctctctgaacatgtccaagtatgtattgtatgtaagacaagtaagaaaaaacacatattcaaagGAAACTTCCACAAACCTGGCTTTCTGTGAAAAGGGCTGGCCAGCGTCGGACCATCTGGCTAATGTCAGGGTTATCCTTTACAACCTCATCTCTTCTGAGGGCAAATGTGATGTCCATGTTCTTTCTAATAAGATAatcatttgggttttttttaactattgttGCCAGATCTAATGTGGAACAATATAATTTGAGAGCTACTGTTTGTATGCATTGGAGTCAACCTCAAATTTAcatattaaaatgcacacatttcTAACTAAAAAAGTTTCAGTGGTTTCTAATTTGTAATACTTGAACGCAGAAAACAACTCACCAAGTTCACCTAGAAAATTGCATCTTCTTAACTGCAGTCAACTGTTGATTACAATAGTCCAAACTcgtgaaaaagagaaaaatgcaaatgacGTTTTTTCAGCGGCATGTTACTGCAGATAACTCCCAGgcagaaaacatgttcatcaAGGGAGAAGGTAAAAAGACCAAATTTACTtcttgaaaataagaaaaaggcgCAATTTTCTCAGAATCCGCCAAGAAGCAAACCCAGACTAGTCTTGAGTCTTGAACCAATCACAACCTAGAAAAGTGTTGCAGGGCTGAAAACAGAGGTGTGGCCGTAGGTAAAACTTGATAGTTTAAGTTTGTTAAACTTACAACTTACAacttacataaaacaaattttttaaaGTGACATTCACTCAAACTGTTTGCATAGAAACAACTTTTGGGTTAACAGTGTAGTGACAACCACAGGATCAGCTGATCTGAAGCCCTACTATAGATAGTCAAGCAAATGATATTatgagaaacaggaagagaaaatacTGGTTTGAGACCATTAAAGCGATGCCTTCGTGAGATCTCTGTTGAGTTGGCAGAAAGTGGAGCATCCAGAAACAAACAAGACGCATCAACCTGAGGTAGatcattttttaatctttttgcTTTACAAagcttttgcttttctttgtaacATGTCATCAAGTGCATCATTATCACTtcaaaaaaaaacttcaattcTTTTATTGATTGAAACAATGAAACAACTAAAATGAATCACCTGATCTGTCAGACCAAATAACCTACACAAACGAAtcctatttttcttttctaggtTCCAGCATGACAGCGATGAATTACACCGACTATTTCGCTGACTATGATGATGAAGTTTGTGAAAAAGAAGATATAGTCAGATTTGGATCCAttgttgttcctgttttcttctctgttgtAATCACACTGAGCCTCGCAGGAAATACCCTTGTCCTTGTAATACTGGCTTTATATGAAAACCTCAAGTCTTTCACCAACATTTTAATCCTCAACCTGGCCATCTCAGACCTCATCTTCACCTTCAGTCTCCCGTTCTGGGCCATTTACCACATCTGGGGATGGTTGTTTTCAGATGCTCTCTGCAAAACTGTGACTTTTGTCTTCTTTACCGGGTTTTACAGCAGCATCATCTTCCTCAGCGTAATGACTATCTACAGGTATTTGGCTGTAGTCCACCCTCTCTCTGATCTGAGCACACAGAAATTCAGCACCATGGTCTTTGTTACTGTCCTGGTCTGGATAATCAGCACTGGAGCAGCCATGCCCTCCCTGCTCTACAGCTCCCTCATCCTAATCTACCACAAGGATGAACACTCTGTAGGCTGTGAATTTGACAACGCCTTGTGGAAAAATATTGCTGTTTACcagcaaaatattttctttttggttgCTTTTGCGGTGATGGCTTTCTGCTACATTAAAATACTGTTCAAAATTACAAGAACAAGGTCTCGCACAAAGAACAGAGCTGTGAAGTTAGTCTTCTGCATCGTGGCTGTGTTCTTTATCGGCTGGGTGCCATACAATGTGGTTATCTTTCTGAGGATTTTGTCTGACAAATTGATTACACCATTTGAGTCATGTGAAGTAAGCATCCATCTTGATTATGCCTTCTACGTGTGCAGGCTCATTGCTTTCTCCCACTGCTGCCTCAACCCTGTCTTTTATGCATTTGTTGGTGTGAAGTTTAGGAGACATTTGAGGTCAATAGTGAAACAGATGTTCAGTCGCCAAGATCCAgttcaggagcagcagcaggtcagaaTACAACAACTCATCTCACAGGGATCATTGTATTAGTTCTGGCTTTTTCTGGCTTTTTCAGTGCTGTGGCATTGATTTAATCTCAggggaaaatatttaaactgtgtaGTTTTCCAGCAGGTTGAACTCAATATTAAATCTGAActttgttatttattgctgtatGTGTTGGTATCTGTGCTGAACCTTTGTGATAATGGGACACTGCTTGAATTGTTGCATGCATTTAAAGACCCTTTAAAATgagcattgtttttatttcaaaacattatTAGTGGCATTGGAAGCGGAGCTATTATGGGCTATATCTTCACAGTGGcaaattcttttttaattttaattcaaaGTGAGTTTTCCTTAACACCATGATTGTTTGTCTCTTACTGTCTTTTTATAtcttttatgacattttttgggAAGCGCAATGTAAAACCTGGTAGATTAATTTATAAAGTGTATGTTGtttaatgattaaaaataaagattgaACATATAAAAAGTGTTCAGTTCAATCTTTATGACATTGTATCACACCTGGTCATCGGTCTGCTGGTACATAGAAGTAAAGGCAAACTGTGTCTTGTTTATCTTTGTGCCTGTGCATGTGGGAGGTTTCAGTCATGGACTTGGATTATTCTTTATAACTTCCTCATTCAGACTTCAGTTTATTGTGCTCTTCTCTAGTAGTCGGTGCATATCTAACTGTTTATCTGCCAAGACCTTCATGAGGTTTCTTCGATTTTCCTTAAGGAGCCCCaatcagcatttttttcttgtttttattaagaGTCCAAGATTGTAGCTTAACATCTAGAACTTATAGTTGTGTGGTTTTGGATACGCTGTATAACACCTGTATTTTAAGGTAAGAGTTGTTACTGTTAATGTTGTTTAATTAATCAccagggttttttttaaacatctaaGTCTGAATAATAGTGATTGAGATATctaaaaatgtttactttttaccTTAAGTCCTATATTTTCTTCAAATGATTtctattttcaaaaaaaatcaTATGCATATTATGCATATTACAAATAATTCTAAGATTCCTGGTGCTGACTCTCTAATAAAACTAGCTTTATGATTAAGAAACTGACCTTTATCTAAGTGTGTTTAGGTCCATATTAATGAACAGGATGAAAGCTGTAGCTCTGTCCTGCACTGTAGTGTTCAGAAACTGGAGCACCGACACTTCTAATTGCTTTGTTGTGTTAAGACAATGTTCTGAATCACGTACTGTAGGGCTTTCCTGGATTTTGATGAGTCTCCTTATCCCCGCTGCTGAGATGCACCTCCATGCTTCACTGTAGGGATGGTATTAGCCAGATCACCTGGTGTTCACCAGACATACTGCTTAAaatctgaatactttctaaaATCACTCTATAGTAAGAAACTGAACAGATACATTTGATGCCAAATCACCTGCTGGTTATCGCTGTGGCAGTGTTTCAACCTCAGATTAATAATCCTCAGTAACTGCATGTTTACAGCATTTAGAGATGCACACTTTGTTTTACAGATGTGGATGTGGACTGTGAGTAGCTTTATCATCATCACAAAGGTTCATGGGTTTGCAAATGGTGAGTTTCCACAGTCATGCGCATCAATGTTACCTGTGCATCCGAACAGAGATGGGAGCATTATTTCTCCAAAGAACAGTGAACCACCCTATGAGGTCCAGGCTGACCAAGATGTGAAAAAGGGAGCACCTATTACAGGTACAGAGACTGTTAGTTGTGTTTTCCCAAAGGCTCATTTGTTAGTAaggtctttgttttctgttccttcATGTTCACCCTGATGACTCTtctattttacagtttttcttaGAGGCAAGTCCACAACATTTCAGGGGTTTATATTGGAGGCTCGAAAGAATGACATGTTACAGGAAGGCCGTCCTGTTGGAAAATTTACCTTGCTTGATCCTGCTCAGACTCAACTACTGACATGCAACAGAAATGCAGTAAGTAACCATCCCAAACGttcatctatccattatctagacccccttagtcctaaccagggtcccagggacctgctggagcctatcccagctctctttgggtgaaaggcaggggtccaccctggacaggtccccagtccatcacagggccacatagagaccaacaacctcacacactcacactcactcctataggcaatttagagtcaccaatcaacctgacatacatgtttttggactgtgggaggaaaccagagtacctggagaaaacccacacaagcacagggagaacatgcaaactccacactgaaaggcccctgatgggtttcagaccaggaaccttcttgctgtgaggcaacactgctaaccactaatccaccgtgcttCCCCATCGCAAACACTGAAttgattaatattaatatacaaTATTCATACTTTCCATGTCAATTTTAattacaaatgtaaatgaatttgAAGTCATCAAAGCTCTTTCTCACTTTTCTCAGGgctcagctgtcagtcaaacaaCCAATCAGGAAAAGAATTTGATCAGAGTTCACTGGACACCGGAGGGAGAAGACCTCAACATCACTTTCAGGTAAAGGATTCATCTTAACAGTCAATGCAGAGCAAAAGGGGtttaaacaaacatctgtttttgtctgacaCATTTCAGGGCCACAGTTGTTCAGTCTTATGCGACATTCTGGCAAAAAGTGGATTTCACTTTACCTCCACAGACAAGTACTACAGTGCCAAGTACTACAAAAAGTACCACAGAGCCAAGTACTACAAAAAGTACCACAGAGCCAAGTACTGCAACAAGTACCACAGTGCCAAGTACTACAAACAGTACCACAAAGGCAAGTACTGCAACAAGTACCACAGTGCCAAGTACTACAAACAGTACCACAAAGGCAAGTACTGCAACAAGTAACACACAGCCAAGTACTACAAACAGTAGCACAAAGCCAAGTATTGTAATAAGTACCACAGAGTCAAGTACTACAAACAGTACTACAAAGCCAAGGACTGCAACGAGTACTACAAAGTCAAATACCACAAAGCCAAGTGCTGCAAAAACTACTACACAGCCAAGTATTACCACTTTATCTCCTATTACAAATACATCCAGTATCTCACCCAAGAACACAGTGCTCATCCCACTAAAGGTAAGGAGGGGCACAAAGGTGGACTTGATTGAGGTTTTTAGACACTGTGTAAAAATACCTGCATAAATACATGAACAATAActcctcattgtttttttctctgataTTTTTAGAAAGCTGCTACTGCGTTGACAAGTGTGGACAGTCTTTTCGTGGTATTGAAAATGGTAAGGTATTTATAAACTCATGTCAGTCAGTTGTTGCTGTTACAGAATATAGTCCTATCAAAGTTGTAGCATGGTGAGACATTGTTGGCACTGCCACACAAAGACGGTGAACTGCTGTCTCATCCTGCCTCTCTGCAGGAACTGTCTAATCTAGGCACCATCCTCACCAACAGCCCCTTTTCTCATCACCTAACTAAGGTAAGGCCTGAGTTTAGTACTTCTGTTACTGTTTCTACATCCCCTCATCctgcattcttttttttcactgtaatttcattaatttttttttacataaaacacCATATAGGGACAAGTGAAAATCATCATGTAGGCTATATGTAAAGGCAATCGTGTACAAGCTGTGCTTATGtatctgtgtggaaaaaaaatcaaatggaTACTAATTACTCAGAttaattaatgtaattacaattgcattttatttcttttatagGGGTTAGAGATATCATGCAGTGTAATATGTGCAGTAGTTGAAATATCGGCCTTGATCTTGTTTTATGAGGGAGATTCCAGTAATGTGAGTAACTTCTATCTGAGTCACATTTCTGAATTGTTCTGTGATGACTTTAATTTGTGTGtagtttatgtctgtgtgtgtctccttttgtatttgtgtatgttaaGGTCACGCTCGTTGCTCTTGTGAGTGTGGTTATGGTGATAAATTTCATGGAGCTCATATTTGTTTCTCTGCCATTTGAACCCCATCATGAAATGTAAGTTCAGCTCCTCTTATTCTGCCTGAATGTTTGACTTGGCCCTCACATCAAAACTTCATCCAcaactgcttttattttgtcttttcctctgttCAAGGAAGGAGATCTGTAACCTTGTGTTCAAAGTGTGTTCAGTCATCCATAACATTATTACAAGTAGGGAAATTCATTTGATTCTAATCTTTCCACTCTCTCAGTAATTGCCTAGTAATTATGGAGCTACAGTGGGCAGCTAGTTTAAGTGTAAATGTCACGTTCTTCAGGGACTGTGTGTAAGAATATTTCTTTACCTGGTGCAGTGTACACTGTGCTAATGAGTGAGTGTAGAGGTGCTGGTAGATTAATTGTGTTACCCTCAGCCAAAGCCACATTGGTTAGCTGCTTCTCTTTACTTCCACTGTTTGTGCTAAGTTAAGATACCTGACTGCAGAATGTAGCTCCACTATTACCAAGCACACGATGTCAAACCATGTCTTAAAACAGCAAACGTGCTAACAATGTCACAGCTTGCATCTTAGCATTCAACCACTGCCTGTCTACTGCTctgattttatttccaaatctGTTTTACACACAGTTGCTGTTGTCTTTATTGGTGTTTATGAGATTGACAGCTACAACAAGGACAGGACAGAGCCTTGGCTACTCACAGTGATGGCTGCTTACACCGCTTGGATATTCCTATCTGTAATCTGGGTTTTTGTATTCAGTCTTCACAGACGGATAATACTGAGAAGTGAAATAGGTGAATGACTTAGAGCAGTATTTTGTCCAGTGAATTTAGTACTATGCAGTTTTGGTTCCTATGAAGAACAAAATAATATTGgtcaacattttctgttacaGGGGGGTCAGAAACTAGTGAGAGATCCATGCAACCAAAAATAAAGGTGAGAGTCTCATCtgtctgcagcactgacagcattttgatgacattttgtaTCAACAACAAATCATCCATATAGTAAAAATGCCTCATGTCTGTATTTGACCACTGCATCTTTGAATTTCAGAAGACACTCACTGCAGCTGAGATGGTTGTCACTGCAGTCTCAGTATTCATCATCAGTGGAGCCACATCTTTCACTATAGCCATCATTGTTGGAATATCTGGGCGTTTGGATAAGTAAGATGTGTCAGTACTTTGTCCGCATGcacagttttaaatattgtattttgtgtttactttgttaaacatgtttaaaatactCATGACCACATTGAATTTGACTACAAATTGTAGCTTTTGTCAAGgtttttaaattgtatgttCATGAATCTTCATTGTAATGACctgtaaatactgaaaaaagtTGACTCAACGCTACAGAAGGCGTGGAAAGCGTGAAGCAAGAGTGTTCAT includes the following:
- the LOC113129424 gene encoding chemokine XC receptor 1-like translates to MTAMNYTDYFADYDDEVCEKEDIVRFGSIVVPVFFSVVITLSLAGNTLVLVILALYENLKSFTNILILNLAISDLIFTFSLPFWAIYHIWGWLFSDALCKTVTFVFFTGFYSSIIFLSVMTIYRYLAVVHPLSDLSTQKFSTMVFVTVLVWIISTGAAMPSLLYSSLILIYHKDEHSVGCEFDNALWKNIAVYQQNIFFLVAFAVMAFCYIKILFKITRTRSRTKNRAVKLVFCIVAVFFIGWVPYNVVIFLRILSDKLITPFESCEVSIHLDYAFYVCRLIAFSHCCLNPVFYAFVGVKFRRHLRSIVKQMFSRQDPVQEQQQVRIQQLISQGSLY
- the LOC113129418 gene encoding uncharacterized protein LOC113129418 isoform X1, producing MWMWTVSSFIIITKVHGFANGEFPQSCASMLPVHPNRDGSIISPKNSEPPYEVQADQDVKKGAPITVFLRGKSTTFQGFILEARKNDMLQEGRPVGKFTLLDPAQTQLLTCNRNAGSAVSQTTNQEKNLIRVHWTPEGEDLNITFRATVVQSYATFWQKVDFTLPPQTSTTVPSTTKSTTEPSTTKSTTEPSTATSTTVPSTTNSTTKASTATSTTVPSTTNSTTKASTATSNTQPSTTNSSTKPSIVISTTESSTTNSTTKPRTATSTTKSNTTKPSAAKTTTQPSITTLSPITNTSSISPKNTVLIPLKKAATALTSVDSLFVVLKMELSNLGTILTNSPFSHHLTKGLEISCSVICAVVEISALILFYEGDSSNVTLVALVSVVMVINFMELIFVSLPFEPHHEMKEICNLVFKVCSVIHNIITIAVVFIGVYEIDSYNKDRTEPWLLTVMAAYTAWIFLSVIWVFVFSLHRRIILRSEIGGSETSERSMQPKIKKTLTAAEMVVTAVSVFIISGATSFTIAIIVGISGRLDK
- the LOC113129418 gene encoding uncharacterized protein LOC113129418 isoform X2, encoding MWMWTVSSFIIITKVHGFANGEFPQSCASMLPVHPNRDGSIISPKNSEPPYEVQADQDVKKGAPITVFLRGKSTTFQGFILEARKNDMLQEGRPVGKFTLLDPAQTQLLTCNRNAGSAVSQTTNQEKNLIRVHWTPEGEDLNITFRATVVQSYATFWQKVDFTLPPQTSTTVPSTTKSTTEPSTTKSTTEPSTATSTTVPSTTNSTTKASTATSTTVPSTTNSTTKASTATSNTQPSTTNSSTKPSIVISTTESSTTNSTTKPRTATSTTKSNTTKPSAAKTTTQPSITTLSPITNTSSISPKNTVLIPLKKAATALTSVDSLFVVLKMELSNLGTILTNSPFSHHLTKGLEISCSVICAVVEISALILFYEGDSSNVTLVALVSVVMVINFMELIFVSLPFEPHHEMKEICNLVFKVCSVIHNIITIAVVFIGVYEIDSYNKDRTEPWLLTVMAAYTAWIFLSVIWVFVFSLHRRIILRSEIGGSETSERSMQPKIKTLTAAEMVVTAVSVFIISGATSFTIAIIVGISGRLDK
- the LOC113129418 gene encoding putative ferric-chelate reductase 1 isoform X3, producing MWMWTVSSFIIITKVHGFANGEFPQSCASMLPVHPNRDGSIISPKNSEPPYEVQADQDVKKGAPITVFLRGKSTTFQGFILEARKNDMLQEGRPVGKFTLLDPAQTQLLTCNRNAGSAVSQTTNQEKNLIRVHWTPEGEDLNITFRATVVQSYATFWQKVDFTLPPQTSTTVPSTTKSTTEPSTTKSTTEPSTATSTTVPSTTNSTTKASTATSTTVPSTTNSTTKKAATALTSVDSLFVVLKMELSNLGTILTNSPFSHHLTKGLEISCSVICAVVEISALILFYEGDSSNVTLVALVSVVMVINFMELIFVSLPFEPHHEMKEICNLVFKVCSVIHNIITIAVVFIGVYEIDSYNKDRTEPWLLTVMAAYTAWIFLSVIWVFVFSLHRRIILRSEIGGSETSERSMQPKIKKTLTAAEMVVTAVSVFIISGATSFTIAIIVGISGRLDK
- the LOC113129418 gene encoding putative ferric-chelate reductase 1 isoform X5; protein product: MWMWTVSSFIIITKVHGFANGEFPQSCASMLPVHPNRDGSIISPKNSEPPYEVQADQDVKKGAPITVFLRGKSTTFQGFILEARKNDMLQEGRPVGKFTLLDPAQTQLLTCNRNAGSAVSQTTNQEKNLIRVHWTPEGEDLNITFRATVVQSYATFWQKVDFTLPPQTSTTVPSTTKSTTEPSTTKSTTEPSTATSTTVPSTTNSTTKKAATALTSVDSLFVVLKMELSNLGTILTNSPFSHHLTKGLEISCSVICAVVEISALILFYEGDSSNVTLVALVSVVMVINFMELIFVSLPFEPHHEMKEICNLVFKVCSVIHNIITIAVVFIGVYEIDSYNKDRTEPWLLTVMAAYTAWIFLSVIWVFVFSLHRRIILRSEIGGSETSERSMQPKIKKTLTAAEMVVTAVSVFIISGATSFTIAIIVGISGRLDK
- the LOC113129418 gene encoding putative ferric-chelate reductase 1 isoform X4, which encodes MLQEGRPVGKFTLLDPAQTQLLTCNRNAGSAVSQTTNQEKNLIRVHWTPEGEDLNITFRATVVQSYATFWQKVDFTLPPQTSTTVPSTTKSTTEPSTTKSTTEPSTATSTTVPSTTNSTTKASTATSTTVPSTTNSTTKASTATSNTQPSTTNSSTKPSIVISTTESSTTNSTTKPRTATSTTKSNTTKPSAAKTTTQPSITTLSPITNTSSISPKNTVLIPLKKAATALTSVDSLFVVLKMELSNLGTILTNSPFSHHLTKGLEISCSVICAVVEISALILFYEGDSSNVTLVALVSVVMVINFMELIFVSLPFEPHHEMKEICNLVFKVCSVIHNIITIAVVFIGVYEIDSYNKDRTEPWLLTVMAAYTAWIFLSVIWVFVFSLHRRIILRSEIGGSETSERSMQPKIKKTLTAAEMVVTAVSVFIISGATSFTIAIIVGISGRLDK
- the LOC113129418 gene encoding serine-rich adhesin for platelets-like isoform X6, which encodes MQQKCRLSCQSNNQSGKEFDQSSLDTGGRRPQHHFQTSTTVPSTTKSTTEPSTTKSTTEPSTATSTTVPSTTNSTTKASTATSTTVPSTTNSTTKASTATSNTQPSTTNSSTKPSIVISTTESSTTNSTTKPRTATSTTKSNTTKPSAAKTTTQPSITTLSPITNTSSISPKNTVLIPLKKAATALTSVDSLFVVLKMELSNLGTILTNSPFSHHLTKGLEISCSVICAVVEISALILFYEGDSSNVTLVALVSVVMVINFMELIFVSLPFEPHHEMKEICNLVFKVCSVIHNIITIAVVFIGVYEIDSYNKDRTEPWLLTVMAAYTAWIFLSVIWVFVFSLHRRIILRSEIGGSETSERSMQPKIKKTLTAAEMVVTAVSVFIISGATSFTIAIIVGISGRLDK